The Bernardetia litoralis DSM 6794 genome includes a window with the following:
- a CDS encoding sodium:solute symporter family protein, which yields MSIQVWTYILVGITFALYIGIAIWSRAGSTKEFYVAGGGVSPLANGMATAADWMSAASFISMAGIISFSGYDGSVYLMGWTGGYVLLALVLAPYLRKFGKFTVPDFVGDRYYSDAARLVAVVCALFVSFTYVAGQMRGVGVVFARFLEVPVELGVIIGMCIVFFYAVLGGMKGITYTQVAQYCVLMFAFLVPAIFISIQMTGNPIPQLGFGGTLAGSETYLLDKLDGLNQELGFTAYTDGTKSTIDVFFITAALMVGTAGLPHVIVRFFTVPRVKDARISGGYALIFIAMLYTTAPAIAAFARTNLIETVSNKEYAEMPAWVANWEKTGLLGWVDKNDDGVIQYVAGKAVIGKPEFVEGKTGKHGELMISNPDPSSANELYIDRDIMVLANPEIADLPNWVIALIGAGGLAAALSTAAGLLLVISASVSHDLLKKVVMPNISEKGELIAARVAAAVAVTIAGLFGIYPPGFVAEVVAFAFGLAAASFFPVIVMGIFYKRMNKEGAIAGMVTGLAFTIIYIVYFKFVSPELNTPENWLLGISPEGIGTLGMILNVVASVVVSSFTPAPPQEVQDIVEDIRLPRGAGEAVDH from the coding sequence ATGAGCATTCAAGTTTGGACATATATACTTGTAGGTATCACTTTCGCACTCTATATTGGTATTGCGATTTGGTCAAGAGCAGGTTCGACAAAAGAGTTTTATGTAGCTGGGGGAGGTGTTTCGCCACTCGCTAACGGAATGGCAACAGCAGCAGATTGGATGTCGGCTGCTTCATTTATCTCTATGGCAGGGATTATTTCATTTAGTGGATATGACGGTTCGGTTTATCTGATGGGCTGGACAGGTGGATATGTGCTTTTGGCTTTAGTACTTGCACCTTATTTACGAAAGTTTGGAAAATTTACTGTTCCTGATTTTGTAGGAGATAGGTATTATTCAGATGCAGCTCGTTTGGTAGCTGTTGTTTGTGCGCTTTTTGTTTCATTTACGTATGTTGCTGGTCAGATGCGTGGAGTAGGTGTTGTATTTGCACGTTTCTTAGAAGTACCTGTTGAGTTGGGTGTAATTATCGGAATGTGTATTGTGTTTTTCTATGCTGTTTTGGGTGGAATGAAAGGAATTACTTATACTCAAGTAGCTCAATATTGTGTTCTGATGTTTGCTTTCTTAGTACCAGCGATTTTTATTTCAATTCAAATGACAGGAAATCCAATCCCTCAGCTTGGTTTTGGAGGTACATTAGCAGGAAGTGAAACTTATCTTTTGGATAAATTAGATGGACTTAATCAAGAATTAGGATTTACGGCTTATACAGATGGCACAAAAAGTACAATAGATGTATTCTTTATTACGGCTGCCTTGATGGTCGGAACGGCAGGACTTCCACACGTAATTGTTCGTTTCTTTACTGTTCCTCGTGTAAAAGATGCTCGTATTTCAGGTGGATATGCACTTATTTTTATTGCTATGTTATATACAACTGCTCCTGCCATCGCTGCATTTGCTCGTACAAACCTAATCGAAACAGTAAGTAATAAAGAATATGCTGAAATGCCTGCTTGGGTAGCAAACTGGGAAAAAACAGGGCTTTTAGGTTGGGTAGATAAGAATGATGATGGAGTAATTCAATATGTAGCAGGAAAAGCTGTAATAGGAAAGCCTGAATTTGTAGAAGGAAAAACAGGAAAACATGGAGAGTTAATGATTTCTAATCCAGATCCTTCTTCTGCAAATGAACTCTATATTGATAGAGATATTATGGTACTTGCAAATCCTGAAATTGCAGACCTTCCAAACTGGGTAATTGCTCTTATTGGTGCAGGTGGACTGGCAGCGGCACTTTCAACGGCAGCAGGGTTGCTTTTAGTTATTTCAGCTTCTGTTTCACATGATTTATTGAAAAAGGTAGTAATGCCAAATATTTCTGAAAAAGGAGAGCTAATAGCTGCACGTGTTGCAGCAGCTGTAGCTGTTACGATTGCAGGACTTTTCGGAATTTACCCTCCTGGTTTTGTTGCTGAAGTAGTTGCATTTGCATTTGGATTGGCAGCAGCTTCTTTCTTCCCTGTTATTGTGATGGGTATTTTTTACAAACGAATGAATAAAGAAGGTGCAATTGCTGGAATGGTAACTGGTTTAGCATTTACAATTATTTACATTGTTTATTTCAAATTCGTTTCTCCAGAACTTAATACACCAGAAAATTGGTTATTAGGAATCTCTCCTGAAGGAATAGGAACATTAGG